From one Mycolicibacterium sp. HK-90 genomic stretch:
- a CDS encoding sugar phosphate isomerase/epimerase, producing MSKILVGSAPDSWGVWFPDDPNQTPYTRFLDEVAESGYEWIELGPFGYLPTDPEQLSDELAERNLKLSAGTVFEHLHQDDSWDAVWTQIEDVAKLTAAVGGKHVVVIPEMWRDPATGAVLEDRHLTAEQWRKKTQGMDELGKAMFEKYGVRAQYHPHADSHVDTEENVYRFLDGTDSEFVNLCLDTGHISYCGGDNIAIIRRAPERIGYLHLKQVDPEVRAKVEAEDLPFGEAVKLGAMTEPPLGIPEMPPLLAEIEKLGIDVFAIVEQDMYPCEVDAPLPIAKRTRSYLGSCGVPSVTFGSA from the coding sequence GTGAGCAAGATTCTCGTTGGTTCGGCCCCCGACTCCTGGGGTGTGTGGTTTCCCGACGACCCGAACCAGACGCCCTATACGCGCTTCCTCGACGAGGTCGCCGAATCCGGCTACGAGTGGATCGAATTGGGTCCGTTCGGCTATCTGCCCACCGACCCGGAGCAGCTGTCCGACGAACTGGCCGAACGCAACCTGAAGTTGTCGGCGGGCACGGTCTTCGAGCACCTCCACCAAGACGATTCGTGGGATGCCGTTTGGACGCAGATCGAGGACGTGGCCAAGCTGACCGCCGCGGTCGGCGGTAAGCACGTCGTCGTGATCCCCGAGATGTGGCGCGACCCGGCCACCGGCGCGGTGTTGGAAGACCGCCACCTGACCGCCGAGCAGTGGCGCAAGAAGACCCAGGGTATGGACGAACTGGGTAAAGCGATGTTCGAAAAGTACGGTGTCCGTGCGCAATACCACCCGCACGCCGACAGTCACGTCGACACCGAAGAGAACGTCTATCGATTCCTCGACGGCACCGACAGCGAATTCGTCAACCTCTGCCTGGATACCGGTCACATCAGCTACTGCGGCGGTGACAACATTGCCATCATCCGGCGGGCGCCCGAGCGCATCGGCTACCTGCACCTCAAGCAGGTCGATCCCGAGGTGCGAGCCAAGGTCGAGGCCGAGGACCTGCCGTTCGGAGAGGCCGTCAAGCTGGGCGCGATGACCGAGCCGCCGCTGGGTATTCCGGAGATGCCGCCGTTGCTCGCCGAGATCGAGAAGCTCGGCATCGACGTGTTCGCGATCGTCGAGCAGGACATGTACCCCTGCGAGGTCGACGCTCCCCTGCCCATCGCCAAGCGGACCCGGTCCTACCTGGGTTCGTGCGGCGTCCCGTCGGTCACGTTTGGATCCGCATGA